In Maridesulfovibrio sp., the following proteins share a genomic window:
- a CDS encoding sigma-54 dependent transcriptional regulator gives MNASGKHVLIVDDEPSLRMLIRAVLEGDGWTVHEAQSGEQALEILPGLSLNAALIDMRMEGMDGMALLKELNTIMPGLPVIMLTAFGNVNSAVVAMKHGAFDYLTKPADNEELKAVMAKALNYSRLVDENEKLKSAAGATEEMIGNSQGMLHVKDLIEQAGPSEATILVLGESGTGKELVAEGLHRSSQRADKPLIKVNCAALPADLLESELFGYMKGAFTGANANKPGRFQLASGGTLFLDEIGEMDPVLQAKILRALQEKVVEPLGSVSPVETDVRIIAATNRDLKKEVENGNFREDLYYRLSVLEIRIPPLRERVGDLPALVAYLLEKLGRKNNKKVRSVTPSFLDILGFYDWPGNVRELENVLERAIILSRSEVLGPELLPPQVQNPVPRQTQFEQTMQQASADQRPVQQPATASAAPAQATGTPTLDDAERQALITALEANQHHRERTADALGISRRTLQYKLKKYGLTRR, from the coding sequence ATGAATGCATCAGGAAAACACGTACTCATAGTTGATGATGAACCTTCGCTGCGCATGCTTATCCGCGCCGTGCTGGAAGGCGACGGCTGGACCGTACACGAAGCACAGTCAGGTGAGCAGGCGCTCGAAATTCTCCCGGGACTGTCCCTGAACGCGGCTCTGATCGACATGCGCATGGAAGGCATGGACGGCATGGCCCTGCTCAAGGAATTGAACACCATTATGCCGGGACTTCCGGTCATAATGCTTACTGCGTTCGGTAATGTTAACTCCGCAGTTGTGGCTATGAAACACGGGGCTTTCGACTACCTGACCAAGCCTGCTGATAATGAAGAATTAAAAGCGGTCATGGCCAAGGCGCTCAATTATTCACGGCTGGTGGATGAAAACGAAAAATTAAAATCAGCAGCGGGAGCAACCGAGGAAATGATCGGCAACTCTCAGGGCATGCTGCATGTAAAAGATCTTATTGAGCAGGCCGGACCTTCCGAAGCTACCATTCTCGTACTTGGAGAATCGGGTACAGGTAAAGAACTGGTAGCCGAAGGTCTGCACCGTTCCAGCCAGAGGGCTGACAAGCCGCTGATCAAAGTCAACTGTGCCGCGCTTCCTGCCGATCTGCTGGAAAGCGAACTTTTCGGATATATGAAAGGAGCTTTTACCGGCGCCAATGCTAACAAGCCGGGACGTTTTCAACTCGCCTCGGGCGGAACTCTTTTTCTTGATGAGATCGGTGAAATGGACCCGGTACTGCAAGCCAAAATCCTGCGAGCATTGCAGGAAAAGGTGGTTGAACCGCTGGGCAGTGTTTCTCCGGTTGAAACAGATGTGCGTATTATTGCAGCAACCAACCGCGACCTGAAAAAAGAAGTGGAGAACGGGAATTTCCGCGAGGACCTTTATTACCGCCTGAGTGTACTTGAGATACGTATTCCTCCTTTACGGGAACGTGTGGGAGACCTGCCGGCTCTGGTAGCCTATCTGCTGGAAAAACTGGGTCGTAAAAACAATAAAAAAGTCCGTTCGGTGACCCCTTCCTTTCTCGATATCCTGGGATTTTATGATTGGCCTGGCAACGTCCGTGAATTGGAGAATGTTCTTGAAAGGGCAATTATCCTAAGCCGCAGTGAAGTACTCGGGCCGGAACTACTGCCACCTCAAGTCCAGAATCCCGTGCCACGGCAGACACAATTTGAGCAGACCATGCAACAAGCATCCGCAGACCAGCGACCGGTGCAGCAACCTGCCACGGCATCAGCAGCGCCAGCCCAAGCAACAGGAACGCCAACTTTAGACGATGCCGAACGTCAGGCATTGATAACCGCCCTTGAA
- a CDS encoding ATP-binding protein, with protein MELSSKKSQKLPLALALLALILLGAGSLYLTWHNLRQMHQTVFEHMLLSARSIARGLDIQLVEGARRMRPPGMHNRRMPDRLMPEARELFQEMVAEGDLLYIALYGPDYKPMLVVEQNVDNSPIYTPPSSLFSMITKMRESSTPVMIKGKAALLYGTVGQPILQRLYGHNKHQRGFMPPQEKETYLLLGLSAEKHLRQFNQYRRAALLQTGYIFLAGLVLWLLAVAYFQRREEGKKLTRLERFQANLLDNMPDGLLTLSPQGAILAANGSAHALLQSSANEALVGKNWNEFSYESLQDFKRGEVVWEHVRLGGKNLELILFPYFESREEKRTMIIIRDRTDIAGLEEDLYEARRLASIGSLAAGVAHEIRNPLSSLRGFAQLFADKFKEEQPYGTYATTMLTEADRLNRVVTDLLYLSKPHELAPEILNLHEICDSMQTLMGFDLEHKGTILHTELNTAEVYADPDGIRQVLLNLLVNSLDAVPEKDGHISITAVTAEHGVWISVCDNGSGMPEDIRKHALEPFFTDKPKGTGLGLAIVNTIMRGHNGRVTITAPEDSESPTGTCVKLFFPAMRNEEN; from the coding sequence ATGGAACTTAGCTCAAAAAAATCGCAGAAACTGCCACTTGCACTGGCCCTGCTCGCCCTGATCCTACTCGGGGCCGGAAGTTTGTACCTGACATGGCACAACCTGCGCCAGATGCACCAGACAGTGTTTGAACATATGCTGCTTTCCGCCCGCTCCATCGCACGCGGCCTGGATATCCAGCTTGTTGAAGGCGCGCGGCGTATGCGTCCTCCGGGAATGCATAACAGGCGTATGCCTGACCGCCTGATGCCGGAAGCACGGGAACTTTTTCAAGAAATGGTGGCCGAAGGAGATCTGCTGTACATAGCGCTCTACGGTCCTGACTATAAACCCATGCTGGTTGTGGAACAGAATGTGGACAACAGTCCGATTTATACTCCGCCTTCGTCACTTTTCAGTATGATTACGAAAATGCGTGAATCAAGCACTCCGGTAATGATCAAGGGCAAAGCCGCCCTGCTATACGGGACGGTGGGACAGCCTATTCTCCAGCGATTATATGGACACAACAAACACCAAAGAGGATTTATGCCCCCGCAGGAAAAGGAAACCTACCTGCTGCTTGGCTTAAGCGCGGAAAAGCATCTGCGCCAGTTCAACCAGTACCGCAGGGCCGCGCTTCTCCAGACCGGATACATTTTTCTGGCTGGACTGGTCCTCTGGCTGCTGGCTGTTGCCTATTTCCAGCGCAGGGAAGAAGGCAAGAAACTTACCCGGCTTGAACGTTTTCAGGCCAACCTGCTGGACAATATGCCCGACGGGCTGCTGACCCTTTCACCGCAGGGGGCCATTCTGGCCGCAAACGGTTCGGCGCACGCACTGCTGCAAAGTTCCGCAAATGAAGCACTGGTCGGTAAAAACTGGAATGAATTTTCATATGAGTCCCTGCAGGACTTCAAACGGGGCGAAGTTGTATGGGAGCATGTCCGTCTGGGAGGGAAAAACCTGGAGCTGATTCTCTTTCCTTATTTTGAAAGCAGAGAAGAAAAGCGGACAATGATTATCATCCGTGACCGTACTGATATTGCCGGACTTGAAGAAGATCTTTACGAAGCACGCAGACTGGCTTCAATCGGTTCACTGGCCGCCGGAGTGGCCCATGAAATCCGCAATCCGCTCAGTTCGCTGCGCGGATTTGCCCAGCTTTTCGCCGACAAATTCAAAGAAGAACAGCCCTACGGGACTTATGCCACGACCATGCTGACTGAGGCGGACCGCCTGAACCGGGTTGTGACCGACCTACTCTACCTCTCCAAGCCGCATGAGCTTGCGCCGGAAATTTTAAACCTTCATGAAATCTGTGATTCGATGCAGACTCTTATGGGATTTGACCTTGAACACAAAGGAACCATCTTGCATACAGAGTTAAACACAGCCGAAGTCTACGCCGACCCGGACGGGATAAGACAGGTCTTGCTGAACCTGCTGGTCAATAGTCTGGATGCAGTCCCCGAAAAGGATGGACACATCTCCATTACCGCAGTCACAGCTGAGCACGGTGTCTGGATCAGCGTATGCGATAACGGTTCTGGTATGCCTGAGGATATACGCAAACACGCGCTTGAACCATTTTTTACCGACAAGCCCAAGGGGACCGGCCTCGGCCTTGCTATTGTCAACACAATCATGCGCGGCCATAACGGGCGTGTAACAATCACCGCGCCGGAGGACAGTGAAAGTCCGACAGGAACATGCGTCAAACTATTCTTCCCGGCCATGCGTAATGAGGAAAATTAA
- a CDS encoding DUF4405 domain-containing protein → MFRKITSLTSFFSFITLIITSLVLYVVPQGRVAYWADWSMLGLSKEQWGDMHICLGVFFLTVSMLHIWLNWKLIIAYLKKKTGEAVFTSPAFFISLFLTLFVSIGALTGLPPMRQVLEFSRYFQAKGEAKYGVPPYGHAELSPLDIFCKRTGLDLEKAVNSLKNAGLELESTKETIKSIAANAGLTPKEVHDLILKDQPEHDSSMNKANMNSKQHSEQSGAGIGRMSIEQYCAKYNLNLNTALDILRENGVVVDKKTTIKEIAGALGLDSPRAVSSLLNP, encoded by the coding sequence ATGTTTAGAAAGATCACTTCCCTTACCAGTTTTTTTTCCTTCATCACACTCATCATTACCAGCCTTGTCCTCTATGTTGTTCCGCAAGGACGTGTCGCTTACTGGGCGGACTGGAGCATGCTGGGCCTCAGCAAAGAGCAATGGGGAGACATGCACATTTGTCTTGGAGTATTTTTTCTCACCGTTTCCATGCTGCACATCTGGCTGAACTGGAAATTAATCATTGCCTATCTAAAAAAGAAAACCGGAGAAGCGGTTTTTACCTCGCCGGCGTTTTTCATCAGTTTGTTTCTCACTCTTTTCGTATCCATCGGTGCTCTGACAGGACTTCCACCCATGAGACAAGTTCTGGAATTCAGCCGGTACTTTCAGGCAAAAGGAGAGGCCAAGTACGGAGTTCCACCTTACGGTCATGCCGAACTCAGCCCGCTTGATATTTTCTGCAAACGCACCGGTCTTGATTTGGAGAAAGCTGTAAATTCACTCAAAAATGCAGGTCTGGAGCTTGAATCAACCAAAGAGACAATCAAATCCATTGCCGCTAATGCCGGACTTACACCGAAAGAGGTGCATGATTTAATTCTCAAGGACCAGCCGGAGCATGATTCATCCATGAACAAAGCAAACATGAATTCAAAGCAACACTCCGAGCAGTCCGGGGCCGGAATCGGGCGCATGAGCATTGAACAGTACTGTGCAAAATATAATCTTAATCTAAATACAGCTCTCGATATCCTGCGTGAAAACGGCGTAGTTGTTGACAAAAAAACCACCATCAAGGAAATTGCAGGGGCACTGGGGCTGGACTCGCCTCGGGCGGTCAGCTCTCTTCTTAATCCTTAA
- a CDS encoding periplasmic heavy metal sensor, translated as MKKKAFVPLIVVLVLAVASVAMARNGYRNTGYHCGNWAAYEQLTPEKQNQVQDIIKKYESTFQKLKSEQWAKHTELNALVDSGKADKETIHALVQELTKVRDKLNEEHEKMTDEIEKATGLTFPPMGQGYGRGGGGCGYNQRGDCPAGGCPGQNS; from the coding sequence ATGAAGAAAAAAGCTTTTGTTCCCTTGATCGTAGTGCTGGTTCTGGCAGTAGCATCTGTCGCAATGGCACGAAACGGTTACCGGAACACTGGTTACCACTGCGGTAACTGGGCTGCATATGAGCAGCTGACACCTGAAAAACAAAATCAGGTACAAGATATCATCAAAAAATATGAATCCACTTTCCAGAAGCTGAAAAGCGAGCAGTGGGCAAAGCACACTGAACTCAACGCGCTGGTGGATTCAGGTAAAGCCGACAAAGAAACCATTCATGCTCTTGTGCAGGAACTTACAAAAGTAAGGGATAAGCTCAACGAAGAACATGAAAAGATGACTGATGAAATAGAAAAAGCAACCGGCCTGACCTTCCCCCCCATGGGGCAGGGATATGGCAGGGGCGGTGGGGGCTGCGGATACAACCAGAGGGGCGACTGTCCTGCGGGTGGATGTCCCGGTCAGAATTCCTAA
- a CDS encoding Spy/CpxP family protein refolding chaperone produces MKKKIMIPIVAIMVMSMAGTAMARGCYQRNSNAGYSNNGPRMIFEQLTPEKQLEVRAIFKKHQKELQTVKTQMWAKRTELNALVNSGKADQKTITKLVKEMTELKTRSYNLRDQLNDEIESATGIVMPTRGCGFNFGGRNYDDSHHMGGRYFDGGSRNGRGHYNENRGFWNSY; encoded by the coding sequence ATGAAAAAGAAAATCATGATTCCCATCGTAGCCATAATGGTCATGTCGATGGCCGGAACAGCAATGGCCCGCGGCTGCTACCAACGAAACAGCAATGCCGGTTACAGCAACAATGGCCCCCGCATGATATTCGAACAGCTTACCCCGGAAAAACAGCTGGAAGTAAGAGCTATCTTCAAAAAACATCAAAAGGAATTACAGACAGTCAAAACTCAGATGTGGGCTAAACGCACTGAACTTAACGCACTGGTAAATTCGGGTAAAGCTGACCAGAAGACCATCACCAAACTGGTAAAAGAAATGACCGAGCTCAAAACCAGAAGCTACAATCTCCGGGACCAGCTAAATGATGAAATAGAATCAGCAACAGGAATTGTTATGCCCACGCGTGGATGCGGCTTTAATTTCGGTGGACGTAACTACGACGACAGTCACCATATGGGCGGCCGCTATTTCGATGGTGGTTCCCGTAATGGACGCGGACACTACAATGAAAACAGAGGATTCTGGAACTCCTATTAA
- a CDS encoding ABC transporter ATP-binding protein: MLRTESITHRYGEGSAAVTVLDNVSINIPKGGFTSIVGRSGSGKSTLLSIISSLLRPDHGEVYFKDREITSISGVETDKLRKEDFSIIFQSHHLLPYLTAHENVLLPFLDRLAPAGKDILQRGLDCLEQVGLSGKENRLPGQLSGGEQQRIAIARALVKSPSILFADEPCGSLDKSTGNEIMEILQQLNREGLTIAMVTHDHIHASMSKDTIYLEDGRSI, from the coding sequence ATGCTTCGAACTGAATCAATAACTCATCGCTATGGCGAAGGTTCCGCAGCGGTAACAGTGCTGGATAACGTATCCATCAACATCCCCAAAGGGGGATTCACATCAATTGTTGGGCGCTCCGGCTCAGGAAAATCAACCCTGCTTAGCATCATATCAAGTCTGTTACGCCCTGATCATGGAGAGGTCTATTTCAAGGACCGAGAAATCACATCAATTTCAGGAGTAGAAACAGACAAGCTCAGAAAAGAGGATTTCTCCATAATTTTCCAGTCCCATCATCTGCTTCCGTATCTAACCGCACATGAAAATGTGCTACTACCTTTTCTTGATCGCTTAGCCCCTGCGGGCAAAGATATTCTGCAACGCGGACTTGATTGTCTGGAACAGGTGGGCCTGTCTGGAAAGGAAAACCGCCTACCCGGTCAGCTCTCTGGTGGAGAGCAGCAACGCATCGCCATTGCCCGGGCACTGGTAAAATCACCTTCTATCCTTTTCGCAGATGAACCATGCGGCAGTCTGGACAAAAGTACAGGCAATGAAATCATGGAAATCCTCCAGCAGCTGAATCGTGAGGGACTCACAATTGCCATGGTCACTCACGACCACATCCACGCAAGTATGTCCAAAGACACAATTTATCTTGAAGACGGGCGAAGTATATAG
- a CDS encoding FtsX-like permease family protein, with amino-acid sequence MNLFTIPLRNLGRRPMRTILLCAVFTIGVMSVVSIQLLSTVVGNNLEEKMSKFGANILVTPKTESLAVSYGGLDLGNVAYGSHELNGAPVLKAVRGIDLKERLSAVAPKFATISKINNQQVAIVGVSMDDEIKIKTHWYPQGRFPESRSDILVGFNAAAKLNLKPGDSLNIEGNDLYVAGILDPTGAEDDNVVFMDIDLLRNSVGRPGAVHFIEVAALCSGCPIDEIVQQISKAVPDAEVKALQHVVKQRMSAISFVNQMAWTVSGVILLTACFMIGLSIFSAVNERKTEIGLMRSLGFSTSSVFSIFCLEALLMGCISGIMGYAGGFFASTEILQRLDMGEAEIVFATQSFGLTFLAVAGLAFLSATIPALRATRIDPSRTLVSL; translated from the coding sequence ATGAATCTATTCACAATTCCACTGCGTAACCTTGGACGTAGGCCCATGCGCACCATTCTGCTCTGCGCAGTCTTCACCATCGGGGTAATGTCGGTAGTCTCCATTCAATTACTTTCTACGGTTGTAGGCAACAACCTTGAAGAGAAAATGAGTAAATTCGGTGCCAACATACTGGTCACACCGAAGACTGAATCTTTAGCTGTGAGCTATGGCGGACTGGATCTTGGCAATGTGGCTTACGGCTCTCATGAGCTTAATGGAGCACCGGTGCTTAAAGCTGTGCGTGGTATTGATTTAAAGGAAAGACTCAGCGCAGTAGCTCCTAAATTCGCTACAATTTCAAAAATCAATAACCAGCAGGTAGCGATCGTCGGAGTAAGCATGGATGACGAGATCAAGATCAAGACCCACTGGTATCCGCAGGGACGCTTCCCTGAAAGCCGGAGCGATATTCTAGTCGGCTTCAATGCTGCCGCAAAACTGAACCTTAAGCCAGGAGATTCCCTTAATATTGAAGGGAATGATCTTTATGTTGCAGGAATTCTGGATCCTACAGGCGCAGAGGATGACAATGTAGTTTTCATGGACATAGACCTGCTGCGTAACAGCGTAGGCCGCCCCGGGGCAGTTCATTTTATCGAAGTGGCTGCCCTATGTTCCGGATGTCCCATCGATGAAATAGTGCAGCAGATCTCAAAAGCTGTACCTGATGCTGAAGTAAAAGCACTTCAACATGTGGTTAAACAGCGTATGTCGGCTATCAGTTTTGTGAACCAGATGGCCTGGACTGTCAGCGGGGTTATCCTGCTAACGGCCTGCTTCATGATCGGGCTGTCTATTTTCTCGGCTGTGAATGAACGCAAGACCGAGATCGGACTTATGCGTTCACTGGGCTTTTCCACAAGCTCGGTATTCTCCATCTTCTGCCTTGAAGCCCTGCTTATGGGTTGTATTTCCGGGATTATGGGATATGCAGGCGGTTTTTTTGCCAGTACTGAAATACTGCAAAGATTGGATATGGGTGAAGCTGAAATTGTTTTCGCCACACAGTCTTTCGGGCTGACTTTCCTTGCTGTTGCGGGGCTGGCTTTCCTCTCGGCGACTATTCCTGCTCTGCGTGCCACACGCATTGATCCCTCGCGAACCCTTGTTTCACTATAA
- a CDS encoding DUF2318 domain-containing protein: MRKLILLLGLLMLPANSMAGMQIGEKDLTIPIKDISADKAHYYSIDVDGKEIRFFVIRSKDGIIRAAFDACDVCYHSKKGYSQQGDFMVCNNCGMRFHSTRINVVKGGCNPSPLERRTEGDNLIISLDALRAGAIYF, translated from the coding sequence ATGAGAAAATTGATTTTGCTTTTGGGACTTTTGATGTTGCCGGCAAACAGCATGGCTGGAATGCAGATCGGGGAGAAAGACCTGACGATTCCGATCAAAGATATCAGTGCAGATAAAGCACATTACTATTCGATTGACGTTGACGGTAAAGAAATACGCTTCTTCGTAATCCGCAGTAAAGATGGAATCATAAGGGCTGCTTTTGATGCCTGTGATGTTTGCTACCATTCTAAGAAAGGCTATTCACAGCAGGGCGATTTCATGGTCTGCAACAATTGCGGTATGCGCTTCCACTCCACTCGCATCAATGTCGTTAAAGGTGGCTGCAATCCTTCACCGCTTGAAAGACGAACAGAAGGCGACAACCTGATCATATCCCTCGATGCGCTCCGGGCCGGGGCAATTTACTTTTAG